The proteins below come from a single Euleptes europaea isolate rEulEur1 chromosome 5, rEulEur1.hap1, whole genome shotgun sequence genomic window:
- the CCAR1 gene encoding cell division cycle and apoptosis regulator protein 1 isoform X1 produces MAQFGGQKNPPWATQFTATAVSQPAALGVQQPSLLGASPTIYTQQTALAAAGLTTQTPTNYQLTQTAALQQQAAAAAAALQQQYSQPQQTLYSVQQQLQQPQQTLLTQPAVALPTSLSLSTPQPAAQITVSYPAPRSSQQQTQPQKQRVFTGVVTKLHDTFGFVDEDVFFQLSAVKGKTPQAGDRVLVEATYNPNMPFKWNAQRIQTLPNQNQTQTQPLLKTPPPVLQPIAQQTAFSVQAQPQPQSLLQAQISAASITPLLQPQPQPLLPQPQQKAGLLQPPVRIVSQPPPARRLDPPPRFSGRNERGDPMANRKDDRSRERERERRRSRERSPQRKRSRERSPRRERERSPRRPRRVVPRYTVQFSKFSLDCLSCDMMELRRRYQNLYIPSDFFDAQFTWVDAFPMSRPFQLGNYCNFYVMHREVDPLDKNSAVLDPPDADHLYSAKVMLMASPSMEDLYHKSCALAEDPQEVRDGFQHPARLIKFLVGMKGKDEAMAIGGHWSPSLDGPDPEKDPSVLIKTAIRCCRALTGIDLSVCTQWYRFAEIRYHRPEETHKGRTVPAHVETVVLFFPDVWHCLPTRSEWETLSRGYKQQLAEKLQGERKEADGEQDEEEKDDGEAKEISTPTHWSKLDPKAMKVNDLRKELESRNLSSKGLKSQLIARLTKQLKVEEQKEEQKELEKSEKEDEEEEERKSEDDKEEEERKRLEEVERQRRERRYILPDEPAIIVHPNWAAKSGKFDCSIMSLSVLLDYRLEDNKEHSFEVSLFAELFNEMLQRDFGVRIYKSLLSLPDKEDKKDKKNKKDEKKEKKEDREDENDDPKPKRIKSGDEKEKKDERDDRKREDKRKDDSKDEDEMEDDNNQDEYDPMEAEDAEDDDDDRDDEEMSRRDDRREGNRHCKERASKDKEKDKTQMITVNRDLLMAFVYFDQCHCGYLLEKDLEEILYTLGLHLSRAQVKKLLNKVVVRESCFYRKLTDTSKDEENPEEVETPQEDILGNRLLLPSLAIKQESKGSEENVGLIVYHGAMVDVGSLLQKLEKCEKARAEMEQKLQSLEEKTDDDEKTILNWENVNKSLSSELKEVKKDISQLQENLKASEEMNLQFEGQLNKTIKNLATVMDEIHTVLKKDIVKNEDKDQKSKENGASV; encoded by the exons TTGCAGCAACCTCAGCAAACCCTTTTAACCCAG CCCGCTGTGGCACTGCCCACAAGCCTTAGCCTGTCCACTCCTCAGCCAGCAGCACAGATAACTGTTTCTTACCCAGCGCCACGGTCAAGTCAGCAGCAGACCCAGCCCCAGAAGCAGCGCGTCTTTACAGGGGTAGTGACCAAGCTGCATGATACATTTGGCTTTGTTGACGAAGATGTATTCTTTCAGCTCAG cGCTGTCAAAGGGAAGACTCCTCAAGCAGGAGACAGAGTGTTGGTAGAAGCAACATATAACCCCAATATGCCTTTCAAATGGAATGCACAAAGGATTCAGACGCTACCAAATCAG AACCAGACTCAAACCCAGCCTTTACTCAAGACCCCTCCGCCTGTGCTCCAGCCCATTGCGCAGCAGACGGCCTTCAGCGTTCAGGCACAGCCGCAGCCACAGTCACTTCTGCAGGCACAAATATCTGCAGCTTCCATAACGCCTTTGCTTCAGCCACAGCCGCAGCCTTTGTTACCACAGCCGCAGCAGAAAG CTGGTTTGCTACAACCCCCTGTTCGAATAGTTTCACAACCTCCACCGGCACGAAGACTAGATCCGCCACCCAGATTTTCTGGGCGAAATGAGAGGGGAGACCCCATGGCTAACAGAAAAGATGACAGAAG TCGTGAAAGAGAGCGCGAAAGGCGTAGGTCACGAGAGAGATCACCCCAAAGAAAACGCTCTAGAGAGAGATCACCTCGACGAGAGAGGGAAAGATCCCCTCGAAGACCCCGGCGAGTTGTTCCTCGTTACACGGTCCAGTTTTCCAAGTTTTCATTAGACTG CCTTAGTTGTGATATGATGGAATTGAGACGGCGTTATCAGAACTTGTACATTCCCAGTGACTTCTTTGATGCTCAGTTTACCTGGGTGGATGCTTTTCCGATGTCGCGGCCATTTCAGCTGGGCAACTACTGCAATTTCTATGTAATGCATAGAGAGGTAGATCCTTTGGATAAAAATTCTGCTGTTCTGGACCCCCCAGATGCCGATCATCTTTACAGTGCCAAG GTGATGCTCATGGCGAGTCCTAGCATGGAAGATCTCTATCACAAATCATGTGCCCTTGCTGAAGATCCTCAAGAGGTTCGGGATGGGTTTCAACATCCTGCTAGACTTATAAAG TTTTTAGTGGGTATGAAAGGTAAAGACGAAGCCATGGCTATAGGTGGGCATTGGTCTCCCTCCCTCGATGGACCTGACCCGGAGAAGGACCCGTCTGTGCTGATTAAAACGGCTATTCGTTGCTGCAGAGCCCTTACAGGGATTGACTTAAGTGTTTGCACACAGTG GTACCGTTTTGCAGAGATTCGCTACCATCGCCCTGAGGAGACCCACAAGGGGCGTACAGTTCCAGCTCATGTGGAGACAGTGGTTTTATTTTTCCCGGatgtttggcattgccttcccacCCGCTCAGAGTGGGAAACCCTCTCCCGAGGATACAAGCAGCAGCTGGCCGAGAAGCTTCAGGGTGAACGCAAGGAGGCTGATGGAGAACAG GATGAAGAGGAAAAGGATGATGGAGAAGCAAAAGAAATTTCTACTCCTACTCATTGGTCTAAACTTGATCCAAAGGCGATGAAG GTTAATGACCTACGCAAGGAATTAGAAAGTCGAAATCTTAGCTCAAAAGGTCTGAAATCCCAGCTGATAGCCCGGCTAACAAAGCAGCTGAAAGTGGAGGAGCAaaaagaagaacagaaagaactggagaagtctgaaaaagaagatgaagaggaagaagagagaaaatcTGAAGATGACAAAGAG gaagaagaaaggaaacgTTTAGAGGAAGTGGAACGCCAGCGCCGAGAGAGACGATACATCTTGCCTGATGAGCCCGCAATCATTGTGCATCCTAACTGGGCAGCAAAAAGTGGAAAGTTTGACTGCAGTATTATGTCTCTTAGTGTTCTTTTGGATTACAGACTGGAGGATAACAAAGAACATTCCTTTGAG GTTTCATTGTTTGCCGAACTCTTCAATGAAATGCTTCAAAGGGATTTTGGTGTCCGAATCTACAAGTCACTATTGTCTCTTCCGGACAAGGAagataaaaaagataaaaagaacaaaaaggatgagaaaaaagagaaaaaggaagacaGAGAGGATGAAAATGATGATCCAAAGCCTAAAAGAATAAAATCTGGAgatgagaaagagaaaaaggatgAGCGAGACGACAGGAAG AGGGAAGATAAGAGGAAAGATGATTCCAAAGatgaagatgaaatggaagatGACAATAACCAGGATGAATATGATCCAATGGAAGCTGAAGAtgctgaagatgatgatgatg ATAGGGATGATGAGGAAATGAGCCGACGAGATGACAGAAGAGAGGGAAACCGGCACTGCAAAGAGCGGGCTTCTAAGGATAAG GAGAAAGACAAAACTCAGATGATAACTGTTAACAGAGATCTTCTGATGGCTTTCGTTTATTTTGATCAATGCCACTGTGGGTACCTCCTAGAAAAGGACTTGGAGGAAATTCTGTACACACTCGGACTGCATCTCTCCCGTGCTCAG GTCAAGAAACTACTTAATAAGGTAGTTGTCCGTGAATCTTGCTTTTATAGAAAACTGACAGATACATCTAAAGATGAAGAAAATCCAGAAGAGGTGGAAACTCCACAGGAAGACATTCTGG GAAACAGACTCCTGCTGCCATCTCTGGCTATAAAACAAGAATCAAAAGGATCAGAAGAAAATGTTGGTCTCATTGTGTATCATGGAGCTATGGTGGATGTAGGAAGTCTCTTACAAAAACTAGAGAAGTGTGAAAAAGCACGGGCTGAAATGGAACAGAAGCTTCAGTCGCTAGAAGAAAAAACAG ATGATGATGAAAAGACTATACTGAATTGGGAGAATGTGAATAAAAGCTTGTCTTCAGAacttaaagaagtaaaaaaggACATTAGCCAGCTACAAGAGAATCTGAAGGCATCGGAAGAGATGAATTTGCAGTTTGAAGGGCAGCTGAATAAGACAATCAAAAATTTGGCTACAGTTATGGATGAAATACACACCGTTCTTAAAAAg GATATTGTGAAGAATGAAGATAAAGATCAAAAATCCAAAGAGAATGGAGCAAGTGTATGA
- the CCAR1 gene encoding cell division cycle and apoptosis regulator protein 1 isoform X2, translating into MAQFGGQKNPPWATQFTATAVSQPAALGVQQPSLLGASPTIYTQQTALAAAGLTTQTPTNYQLTQTAALQQQAAAAAAALQQYSQPQQTLYSVQQQLQQPQQTLLTQPAVALPTSLSLSTPQPAAQITVSYPAPRSSQQQTQPQKQRVFTGVVTKLHDTFGFVDEDVFFQLSAVKGKTPQAGDRVLVEATYNPNMPFKWNAQRIQTLPNQNQTQTQPLLKTPPPVLQPIAQQTAFSVQAQPQPQSLLQAQISAASITPLLQPQPQPLLPQPQQKAGLLQPPVRIVSQPPPARRLDPPPRFSGRNERGDPMANRKDDRSRERERERRRSRERSPQRKRSRERSPRRERERSPRRPRRVVPRYTVQFSKFSLDCLSCDMMELRRRYQNLYIPSDFFDAQFTWVDAFPMSRPFQLGNYCNFYVMHREVDPLDKNSAVLDPPDADHLYSAKVMLMASPSMEDLYHKSCALAEDPQEVRDGFQHPARLIKFLVGMKGKDEAMAIGGHWSPSLDGPDPEKDPSVLIKTAIRCCRALTGIDLSVCTQWYRFAEIRYHRPEETHKGRTVPAHVETVVLFFPDVWHCLPTRSEWETLSRGYKQQLAEKLQGERKEADGEQDEEEKDDGEAKEISTPTHWSKLDPKAMKVNDLRKELESRNLSSKGLKSQLIARLTKQLKVEEQKEEQKELEKSEKEDEEEEERKSEDDKEEEERKRLEEVERQRRERRYILPDEPAIIVHPNWAAKSGKFDCSIMSLSVLLDYRLEDNKEHSFEVSLFAELFNEMLQRDFGVRIYKSLLSLPDKEDKKDKKNKKDEKKEKKEDREDENDDPKPKRIKSGDEKEKKDERDDRKREDKRKDDSKDEDEMEDDNNQDEYDPMEAEDAEDDDDDRDDEEMSRRDDRREGNRHCKERASKDKEKDKTQMITVNRDLLMAFVYFDQCHCGYLLEKDLEEILYTLGLHLSRAQVKKLLNKVVVRESCFYRKLTDTSKDEENPEEVETPQEDILGNRLLLPSLAIKQESKGSEENVGLIVYHGAMVDVGSLLQKLEKCEKARAEMEQKLQSLEEKTDDDEKTILNWENVNKSLSSELKEVKKDISQLQENLKASEEMNLQFEGQLNKTIKNLATVMDEIHTVLKKDIVKNEDKDQKSKENGASV; encoded by the exons TTGCAGCAACCTCAGCAAACCCTTTTAACCCAG CCCGCTGTGGCACTGCCCACAAGCCTTAGCCTGTCCACTCCTCAGCCAGCAGCACAGATAACTGTTTCTTACCCAGCGCCACGGTCAAGTCAGCAGCAGACCCAGCCCCAGAAGCAGCGCGTCTTTACAGGGGTAGTGACCAAGCTGCATGATACATTTGGCTTTGTTGACGAAGATGTATTCTTTCAGCTCAG cGCTGTCAAAGGGAAGACTCCTCAAGCAGGAGACAGAGTGTTGGTAGAAGCAACATATAACCCCAATATGCCTTTCAAATGGAATGCACAAAGGATTCAGACGCTACCAAATCAG AACCAGACTCAAACCCAGCCTTTACTCAAGACCCCTCCGCCTGTGCTCCAGCCCATTGCGCAGCAGACGGCCTTCAGCGTTCAGGCACAGCCGCAGCCACAGTCACTTCTGCAGGCACAAATATCTGCAGCTTCCATAACGCCTTTGCTTCAGCCACAGCCGCAGCCTTTGTTACCACAGCCGCAGCAGAAAG CTGGTTTGCTACAACCCCCTGTTCGAATAGTTTCACAACCTCCACCGGCACGAAGACTAGATCCGCCACCCAGATTTTCTGGGCGAAATGAGAGGGGAGACCCCATGGCTAACAGAAAAGATGACAGAAG TCGTGAAAGAGAGCGCGAAAGGCGTAGGTCACGAGAGAGATCACCCCAAAGAAAACGCTCTAGAGAGAGATCACCTCGACGAGAGAGGGAAAGATCCCCTCGAAGACCCCGGCGAGTTGTTCCTCGTTACACGGTCCAGTTTTCCAAGTTTTCATTAGACTG CCTTAGTTGTGATATGATGGAATTGAGACGGCGTTATCAGAACTTGTACATTCCCAGTGACTTCTTTGATGCTCAGTTTACCTGGGTGGATGCTTTTCCGATGTCGCGGCCATTTCAGCTGGGCAACTACTGCAATTTCTATGTAATGCATAGAGAGGTAGATCCTTTGGATAAAAATTCTGCTGTTCTGGACCCCCCAGATGCCGATCATCTTTACAGTGCCAAG GTGATGCTCATGGCGAGTCCTAGCATGGAAGATCTCTATCACAAATCATGTGCCCTTGCTGAAGATCCTCAAGAGGTTCGGGATGGGTTTCAACATCCTGCTAGACTTATAAAG TTTTTAGTGGGTATGAAAGGTAAAGACGAAGCCATGGCTATAGGTGGGCATTGGTCTCCCTCCCTCGATGGACCTGACCCGGAGAAGGACCCGTCTGTGCTGATTAAAACGGCTATTCGTTGCTGCAGAGCCCTTACAGGGATTGACTTAAGTGTTTGCACACAGTG GTACCGTTTTGCAGAGATTCGCTACCATCGCCCTGAGGAGACCCACAAGGGGCGTACAGTTCCAGCTCATGTGGAGACAGTGGTTTTATTTTTCCCGGatgtttggcattgccttcccacCCGCTCAGAGTGGGAAACCCTCTCCCGAGGATACAAGCAGCAGCTGGCCGAGAAGCTTCAGGGTGAACGCAAGGAGGCTGATGGAGAACAG GATGAAGAGGAAAAGGATGATGGAGAAGCAAAAGAAATTTCTACTCCTACTCATTGGTCTAAACTTGATCCAAAGGCGATGAAG GTTAATGACCTACGCAAGGAATTAGAAAGTCGAAATCTTAGCTCAAAAGGTCTGAAATCCCAGCTGATAGCCCGGCTAACAAAGCAGCTGAAAGTGGAGGAGCAaaaagaagaacagaaagaactggagaagtctgaaaaagaagatgaagaggaagaagagagaaaatcTGAAGATGACAAAGAG gaagaagaaaggaaacgTTTAGAGGAAGTGGAACGCCAGCGCCGAGAGAGACGATACATCTTGCCTGATGAGCCCGCAATCATTGTGCATCCTAACTGGGCAGCAAAAAGTGGAAAGTTTGACTGCAGTATTATGTCTCTTAGTGTTCTTTTGGATTACAGACTGGAGGATAACAAAGAACATTCCTTTGAG GTTTCATTGTTTGCCGAACTCTTCAATGAAATGCTTCAAAGGGATTTTGGTGTCCGAATCTACAAGTCACTATTGTCTCTTCCGGACAAGGAagataaaaaagataaaaagaacaaaaaggatgagaaaaaagagaaaaaggaagacaGAGAGGATGAAAATGATGATCCAAAGCCTAAAAGAATAAAATCTGGAgatgagaaagagaaaaaggatgAGCGAGACGACAGGAAG AGGGAAGATAAGAGGAAAGATGATTCCAAAGatgaagatgaaatggaagatGACAATAACCAGGATGAATATGATCCAATGGAAGCTGAAGAtgctgaagatgatgatgatg ATAGGGATGATGAGGAAATGAGCCGACGAGATGACAGAAGAGAGGGAAACCGGCACTGCAAAGAGCGGGCTTCTAAGGATAAG GAGAAAGACAAAACTCAGATGATAACTGTTAACAGAGATCTTCTGATGGCTTTCGTTTATTTTGATCAATGCCACTGTGGGTACCTCCTAGAAAAGGACTTGGAGGAAATTCTGTACACACTCGGACTGCATCTCTCCCGTGCTCAG GTCAAGAAACTACTTAATAAGGTAGTTGTCCGTGAATCTTGCTTTTATAGAAAACTGACAGATACATCTAAAGATGAAGAAAATCCAGAAGAGGTGGAAACTCCACAGGAAGACATTCTGG GAAACAGACTCCTGCTGCCATCTCTGGCTATAAAACAAGAATCAAAAGGATCAGAAGAAAATGTTGGTCTCATTGTGTATCATGGAGCTATGGTGGATGTAGGAAGTCTCTTACAAAAACTAGAGAAGTGTGAAAAAGCACGGGCTGAAATGGAACAGAAGCTTCAGTCGCTAGAAGAAAAAACAG ATGATGATGAAAAGACTATACTGAATTGGGAGAATGTGAATAAAAGCTTGTCTTCAGAacttaaagaagtaaaaaaggACATTAGCCAGCTACAAGAGAATCTGAAGGCATCGGAAGAGATGAATTTGCAGTTTGAAGGGCAGCTGAATAAGACAATCAAAAATTTGGCTACAGTTATGGATGAAATACACACCGTTCTTAAAAAg GATATTGTGAAGAATGAAGATAAAGATCAAAAATCCAAAGAGAATGGAGCAAGTGTATGA